Part of the Yersinia hibernica genome, ATATCGCCATTCGGATAGTTACAAATGATCACATCATATTTGCCGCTTTTGATTGCCGCGACCAGTTTTTCGGTCAGTTCTGCTGAGCTCATTTCAGGTTGCAGGTCATAAGTTGCCACTTTCGGTGAGTTAATCAGAATGCGATCTTCACCTTTGAATGGCTCTTCAACCCCGCCGTTATAGAAGAAAGTCACATGAGCATATTTTTCAGTTTCAGAAATACGCAACTGCGTTTTGTCGTGTTTCATCAGCCATTCACCGAAGGTATTCTCCAGTGATGCTGGTGGATAAGCGCAGGCCACTTTAATATCCGCAGCGTATTCGGTTAACATCACGAAATCGCCGAAGTTAACCACCTTATCGCGCTTGAAGCCGTCAAAGTCGGCATTTACAAAGGTGCGCGTGATTTGGCGAGCGCGGTCAGCTCGGAAATTCATGAAGATTAATGCATCACCATCATTCATGGCTGCATCGGCTTCATCTGTTGCTTTAATGACTGTGGGTTTAACGAATTCATCATTTTCATCACGGGCATAAGCTGCTTGCAGGCCGGCCACCGCGTTATCAACGGTGAATTGGCCTTTGGCTTGGGTCAGCAAGTCGTAGGCCAGTTGTACACGATCCCAGCGGTTATCACGATCCATGGCATAGTAGCGGCCAATGATTGAGGCGATGCGCCCTTTGCCCAGTTCAGCAAATTTTTCAGTGAATCGTTTCAGTGAAGATTCAGCACTACGCGGCGGCGTGTCACGTCCATCAAGGAACGCGTGCAGATAGATTGCCGTTGCGCCGCGTTTGGCTGCCAACTCAATCATTGCCAGAATGTGGTCTTCATGGCTATGGACACCACCGGCGGATAACAGACCCATGATATGGACGGCTTTACCTGCTTTAACCGCTTTATCAATGGCGGCGGTCAGGGTTGGGTTCGTGAAAAAGTCACCATCTTTGATTTCTTTGTCGAGGCGGGTTAAATCTTGATAAACAATCCGTCCGGCCCCTAAATTAACGTGGCCCACTTCAGAGTTACCCATTTGCCCATCTGGCAGACCGACATCCAGACCTGAAGCGGCAATCAAGGTATGAGGCTGTTGCTGCCATAACCGGTCCATAACCGGTGTTTTGGCATTCAGAATGGCATTATCTTGCTGTTCTTCACGGTGACCATAGCCATCCAGAATTGTCAGAACCAGCGGTTTTTTAGTGCTCGACATTGCATAACCTCTTTCTTATTAGAAAGGCGGTAATTTACTACAAAACCGGTTAAAAATAGCCCAAAGAGATCAACATTGGGGCGGGGTTTTGCGTAAAACTCCTCAAAGAGGTAAAAGACTTCCCGAGATTGCTCGCAGTTTCTGCAATAGCACTTGCATATTGGCTGTATTTGCTGCAACGCGCAGGTATACTCTGTGACCTTGAATATTATCCCCTAACTAACGGGAGTTTTTACCCCCATGTTGCAAGAAATTATGCAATTCATTAGCCAGCACCCGGTGTTGAGCTTGGCTTGGGTGGCGTTGTTCGTCGCCGTAATTTTCACCAGCTTTAAAACGACGCTGTCAAAGGTCAAAGAGATTACTCGTGGTGAAGCGACACGTCTGATTAATAAGGAAGATGCGGTGGTGGTTGATATCCGCACACGTGATGATTACCGCAAGGGCCATATCGCCAGCTCTATTAATTTGCTGCCAAGTGACATTAAAAACGGCAGTCTGACCGAGTTGGAAAAGCACAAAGCACAGCCTATTATTGTAGTTTGTGCTACAGGGACAACTTCTCGTGCTTCCGCTGAGTTGTTAAATAAAGCCGGTTTTGAGCGGGTGTTTACCCTGAAAGAGGGGATCGCCGGCTGGAGTGGTGAAAATCTACCACTGGCGCGCGGTAAGTAAGAACTATATTCGCTATATCAATAGATTGTAACTTTAACTGAGGTGTCCCTATGGCGAAAATTGAGATTTATACCAAAGCAACATGCCCATTCTGTCATCGTGCTAAGGCGTTGCTGAATAGCAAAGGTGCTGCTTTCCATGAAATCGCAATTGATAATGACCCGGCCAAACGTGAAGAGATGATTGCTCGCAGCGGGCGGACGACGGTGCCTCAGGTATTTATTGATGGGCAGCATATCGGCGGCTGTGATGATTTACACGCCCTGGATGCGCGCGGTGGGCTTGACCCGCTGCTTTAACTCGTCAGTGGGCCCCATTAATCTAATGGAAAGAGCCCATGGCGGCAGTGCTGTTTAATAAGGACGTCTAACTTTAGGGTATCTATACACATGTCAGAACAAAACAACACCGAGATGGCTTTCCAGATCCAACGTATCTACACCAAAGATATCTCCTTCGAAGCCCCAAATGCTCCGCAGGTTTTCCAGCAGGATTGGCAGCCAGAAGTTAAACTTGATCTTGATACTGCTTCCAGTCAGCTGGCTGAAGATGTGTATGAAGTAGTACTGCGAGTGACTGTAACGGCCTCTTTGGGTGAAGAAACTGCATTCCTGTGTGAAGTCCAGCAGGGGGGTATTTTCTCCATCGCGGGTATCGACGGCACCCAACTGGCGCATTGCTTAGGTGCATACTGCCCGAACATTTTGTTCCCGTATGCGCGTGAATGCATCACCAGCTTGGTTTCTCGCGGTACTTTCCCGCAGCTGAATCTGGCACCGGTTAACTTTGATGCCCTGTTCATGAACTATCTGCAACAGCAGGCTGAAGGCGAAGGTGCTGAACAACGTCAGGATGCCTGATGAACACCACCCATGCTTCAATGACTGTCATCGGTGCCGGATCTTACGGCACCGCATTAGCTATCACGCTGGCGCGTAATGGCCACCAAGTCGTGTTATGGGGCCATGATCCTAAGCACATTCAAACCCTGCAACAAGACCGTTGTAACCAAGCTTTTCTGCCCGATGTCCCTTTCCCTGACACACTGTTGCTGGAAACTGACCTAGCGCGTGCGCTGGCAGCCAGCCGTGATGTGTTGGTAGTGGTGCCCAGCCATGTCTTCGGGGCGGTATTGAAT contains:
- the gpmM gene encoding 2,3-bisphosphoglycerate-independent phosphoglycerate mutase yields the protein MSSTKKPLVLTILDGYGHREEQQDNAILNAKTPVMDRLWQQQPHTLIAASGLDVGLPDGQMGNSEVGHVNLGAGRIVYQDLTRLDKEIKDGDFFTNPTLTAAIDKAVKAGKAVHIMGLLSAGGVHSHEDHILAMIELAAKRGATAIYLHAFLDGRDTPPRSAESSLKRFTEKFAELGKGRIASIIGRYYAMDRDNRWDRVQLAYDLLTQAKGQFTVDNAVAGLQAAYARDENDEFVKPTVIKATDEADAAMNDGDALIFMNFRADRARQITRTFVNADFDGFKRDKVVNFGDFVMLTEYAADIKVACAYPPASLENTFGEWLMKHDKTQLRISETEKYAHVTFFYNGGVEEPFKGEDRILINSPKVATYDLQPEMSSAELTEKLVAAIKSGKYDVIICNYPNGDMVGHTGDYDAAVKAVETLDNCIEQVVAAVKAVDGQLLVTADHGNAEQMRDPATGQAHTAHTSLPVPLIYVGNKAVKAVEGGKLSDIAPTMLSLLEMEIPQEMTGKPLFIVE
- a CDS encoding rhodanese-like domain-containing protein; this translates as MLQEIMQFISQHPVLSLAWVALFVAVIFTSFKTTLSKVKEITRGEATRLINKEDAVVVDIRTRDDYRKGHIASSINLLPSDIKNGSLTELEKHKAQPIIVVCATGTTSRASAELLNKAGFERVFTLKEGIAGWSGENLPLARGK
- the grxC gene encoding glutaredoxin 3 — protein: MAKIEIYTKATCPFCHRAKALLNSKGAAFHEIAIDNDPAKREEMIARSGRTTVPQVFIDGQHIGGCDDLHALDARGGLDPLL
- the secB gene encoding protein-export chaperone SecB, with the protein product MSEQNNTEMAFQIQRIYTKDISFEAPNAPQVFQQDWQPEVKLDLDTASSQLAEDVYEVVLRVTVTASLGEETAFLCEVQQGGIFSIAGIDGTQLAHCLGAYCPNILFPYARECITSLVSRGTFPQLNLAPVNFDALFMNYLQQQAEGEGAEQRQDA